A genomic segment from Pseudomonas sessilinigenes encodes:
- the rbsK gene encoding ribokinase: MPAKVVVVGSLNMDLVTRAERLPRGGETLTGKSFATVPGGKGANQAVAAARLGAQVSMVGCVGEDAYGEQLRGSLLGEGIDCQAVDRVPGSSGVALIVVDDSSQNAIVIVAGGNGELSPEKVVGFDPVLQQAEVIICQLEVPQETVGYTLKRGRELGKTVILNPAPATGPLPESWYGSIDYLIPNESEATALTGLEVDSLESAEQAASRLVAAGAGKVIITLGAQGSLFADGCRFEHFPAPKVTAVDTTAAGDTFVGGFAAALAAGKSEADAIRFGQIAAALSVTRAGAQPSIPMLSDVQAFIPS, from the coding sequence ATGCCAGCAAAAGTAGTGGTAGTGGGTAGCCTGAACATGGACCTGGTGACTCGGGCCGAGCGCTTGCCCCGTGGGGGCGAGACGCTGACGGGCAAGTCCTTCGCCACGGTACCCGGCGGCAAGGGGGCCAACCAGGCGGTGGCTGCCGCCAGGCTTGGGGCCCAGGTGTCGATGGTCGGTTGCGTTGGGGAGGATGCCTACGGCGAGCAGTTGCGCGGGTCCCTGCTTGGCGAGGGTATCGATTGCCAGGCCGTGGACAGGGTGCCAGGGTCGAGCGGCGTGGCCTTGATCGTGGTCGATGACAGTAGCCAGAACGCGATTGTCATCGTTGCTGGAGGCAACGGTGAGCTCAGCCCTGAAAAGGTCGTCGGTTTTGATCCGGTCCTGCAGCAGGCCGAGGTGATCATCTGCCAGCTCGAGGTGCCACAGGAGACCGTGGGGTACACCCTTAAGCGCGGACGTGAGCTGGGCAAGACGGTGATTCTCAATCCGGCGCCTGCCACGGGGCCTCTGCCGGAGTCGTGGTATGGCTCGATCGATTACCTGATTCCCAACGAGAGCGAAGCGACCGCCCTCACAGGCCTTGAGGTTGATTCCCTGGAAAGCGCCGAACAGGCCGCGAGCCGCTTGGTCGCTGCTGGTGCGGGCAAGGTCATCATTACCCTGGGCGCGCAGGGGTCGCTGTTTGCCGATGGTTGCCGCTTCGAGCACTTTCCTGCGCCCAAGGTCACGGCGGTCGATACCACGGCGGCGGGGGATACCTTTGTCGGTGGTTTCGCGGCGGCCCTGGCCGCGGGCAAAAGCGAGGCCGACGCCATTCGCTTCGGGCAGATCGCGGCGGCCCTGTCGGTGACGCGAGCCGGTGCACAACCTTCCATTCCCATGCTGTCCGACGTTCAGGCGTTTATTCCCTCATGA
- the rbsD gene encoding D-ribose pyranase produces the protein MKKTPLLNIALSRLVASLGHGDVVVIGDAGLPVPPGVELIDLALTHGVPDFLGTLKVLLSEMQVERHVLAEEILLKQPTPLPVLEAMAANGELGQRQLLSHEEFKVLSRKARAVIRTGECQPYCNIALIAGVTF, from the coding sequence ATGAAGAAAACCCCCTTGCTCAATATTGCCCTGTCACGCCTGGTGGCCTCCTTGGGGCACGGCGATGTCGTGGTGATCGGCGATGCCGGCCTGCCGGTACCGCCAGGTGTCGAATTGATTGATCTGGCCCTGACCCATGGCGTTCCCGATTTTCTCGGCACCCTCAAGGTGCTGCTCAGCGAAATGCAGGTGGAGCGCCATGTCCTGGCCGAGGAAATCCTGCTCAAGCAACCAACGCCCTTGCCCGTTCTCGAGGCCATGGCCGCCAACGGCGAGCTGGGGCAGCGACAGTTGCTCAGTCACGAGGAGTTCAAGGTGCTCAGCCGCAAGGCTCGTGCCGTGATCCGTACGGGGGAGTGCCAGCCGTACTGCAATATCGCCCTGATTGCCGGGGTGACGTTCTAG
- a CDS encoding nucleoside hydrolase produces the protein MRRYAQLFQHWFRSLLLLSLLTATGAQAAEKIDLIIDTDPGADDVVALLFALASPEELHIRALTTVAGNVRLDKTSRNARLAREWAGREDVPVYAGAPAPLLRTPIYAENIHGKEGISGVTVHEPKAPLAKGSAVNYLIDTLRAAKPHSITIAMLGPQTNLALALIQAPDITQGIKEVVVMGGAHFNGGNITPVAEFNLYADPQAAEVVLKSGVKLTYLPLDVTHKILTSDARLQKIAALNNNASKVVGDILNEYVKGDMEHYGIPGGPVHDATVIAYLLKPELFTGRQANMVVDSREGPTFGQTIVDWYDGLKREKNVFWVENGNAQGFFDLLTERLARLK, from the coding sequence ATGCGCCGCTATGCTCAGCTGTTTCAACATTGGTTCCGGAGTCTATTGCTCTTGTCTCTGCTCACTGCTACCGGCGCTCAGGCGGCGGAAAAAATCGATCTGATCATCGACACCGATCCGGGGGCCGATGATGTGGTGGCCTTGTTGTTCGCCCTGGCGTCGCCAGAAGAACTACATATTCGGGCCCTGACCACCGTGGCGGGGAATGTGCGCCTGGATAAAACCTCGCGTAATGCCCGGCTGGCTCGTGAATGGGCGGGGCGCGAAGACGTGCCGGTCTATGCCGGTGCCCCGGCGCCGCTGTTGCGCACGCCGATCTACGCCGAGAACATCCATGGCAAGGAGGGGATCTCCGGAGTGACTGTGCACGAACCCAAGGCGCCCCTGGCCAAGGGCAGTGCGGTCAACTATTTGATCGACACCCTGCGGGCAGCCAAGCCCCATAGCATCACCATCGCCATGCTCGGTCCGCAGACCAACCTGGCACTGGCGCTCATCCAGGCGCCGGATATTACCCAGGGCATCAAGGAAGTGGTGGTCATGGGCGGTGCCCATTTCAATGGCGGTAACATCACGCCGGTGGCGGAGTTCAATCTGTACGCCGATCCCCAGGCTGCTGAAGTGGTTCTCAAGAGTGGGGTCAAGCTGACTTACCTGCCGCTGGATGTTACCCACAAGATCCTGACCAGCGATGCGCGCCTGCAGAAAATCGCGGCGTTGAACAACAATGCCAGCAAGGTGGTGGGCGATATCCTCAACGAGTACGTCAAAGGCGATATGGAGCATTACGGTATTCCGGGTGGCCCGGTGCACGATGCAACCGTGATCGCCTACCTGCTCAAGCCGGAGCTGTTCACGGGGCGCCAGGCCAATATGGTCGTTGATAGCCGTGAGGGGCCTACCTTCGGCCAGACCATCGTCGACTGGTATGACGGCTTGAAGCGCGAGAAGAACGTGTTCTGGGTCGAGAATGGCAATGCCCAGGGCTTTTTCGATCTGCTCACCGAGCGCCTGGCTCGCCTCAAGTAA
- a CDS encoding I78 family peptidase inhibitor, giving the protein MPWKLASFATLLAAATLAGCSTAGSTKESVAPVESGHTRCEASAAQFAVGKKASAELLEQARTRAGAQYARFLQPNDMITLEYRSDRLNVNTDANLVVTRVNCG; this is encoded by the coding sequence ATGCCTTGGAAGCTCGCTTCATTCGCAACCTTGTTGGCTGCAGCAACCCTTGCTGGGTGCAGCACTGCTGGGTCGACAAAGGAATCTGTGGCCCCTGTTGAATCTGGGCACACTCGCTGTGAAGCATCCGCTGCCCAGTTCGCTGTCGGCAAGAAGGCCTCTGCAGAGTTGCTGGAGCAGGCTCGTACTCGTGCAGGTGCGCAGTACGCAAGGTTTCTCCAGCCCAACGATATGATCACCTTGGAATATCGTTCTGACCGCTTGAATGTCAATACCGACGCCAACCTGGTGGTGACCCGGGTCAACTGTGGTTGA
- a CDS encoding cold-shock protein, translating into MSNRQTGTVKWFNDEKGFGFITPQGGGDDLFVHFKAIESDGFKSLKEGQTVSFVAEKGQKGMQAAQVRPE; encoded by the coding sequence ATGTCTAATCGCCAAACCGGCACCGTAAAATGGTTCAACGATGAAAAAGGCTTCGGCTTCATCACTCCTCAAGGTGGCGGTGACGACCTGTTCGTACACTTCAAAGCTATTGAAAGCGACGGTTTCAAGAGCCTGAAAGAAGGCCAAACCGTTTCCTTCGTGGCTGAGAAAGGCCAAAAGGGTATGCAAGCTGCACAAGTTCGCCCTGAGTAA
- the thrS gene encoding threonine--tRNA ligase: protein MPTITLPDGSQRSFDKAVTVAEVAASIGAGLAKATLAGKVDGKLVDACDLIEHDATLQIITPKDEEGLEIIRHSCAHLIGHAVKQLYPTAKMVIGPVIDEGFYYDIAYERPFTPDDLAAIEQRMHQLIDKDYDVIKKMTPRAEVIDVFQNRGEDYKLRLVEDMPNETAMGLYYHEEYVDMCRGPHVPNTRFLKAFKLTKLSGAYWRGDAKNEQLQRVYGTAWADKKQLAAYIQRIEEAEKRDHRKIGKQLDLFHLQEEAPGMVFWHANGWTIYQVLEQYMRNVQRENGYLEIKTPQVVDRILWERSGHWSNYAENMFTTSSESRDYAVKPMNCPCHVQVFNQGLKSYRDLPLRLAEFGACHRNEPSGALHGIMRVRGFVQDDAHIFCTEEQVKKEAADFIKLTLDVYKDFGFSDIAMKLSTRPAKRVGSEELWDRAEGALADALNESGLEWEYQPGEGAFYGPKIEFTLRDCLGRNWQCGTLQYDPNLPERLDASYIAEDNSRVRPVMLHRAILGSFERFIGMLIEHYAGVFPAWLAPTQAVIMNITDKQADFALEVEKTLNQSGFRAKSDLRNEKIGFKIREHTLLKVPYLLVIGDREVEMQTVAVRTREGEDLGSMPIAQFSALLAQAISRRGRQDLE, encoded by the coding sequence ATGCCCACTATTACTCTTCCCGATGGCAGTCAGCGTTCGTTCGACAAGGCCGTAACCGTAGCTGAAGTCGCAGCTTCTATTGGTGCAGGTCTGGCCAAGGCCACTCTGGCCGGCAAGGTCGATGGCAAGTTGGTCGATGCTTGTGACCTGATCGAACACGATGCCACCTTGCAGATCATCACCCCAAAAGATGAAGAGGGACTGGAGATCATCCGTCACTCGTGCGCCCACTTGATCGGCCACGCAGTGAAGCAGCTGTATCCGACCGCCAAGATGGTGATCGGCCCGGTTATCGATGAAGGCTTCTATTACGACATCGCCTACGAGCGTCCTTTCACTCCGGACGACCTGGCCGCCATCGAGCAGCGCATGCACCAGCTGATCGACAAGGACTACGATGTCATCAAGAAGATGACCCCGCGCGCCGAAGTCATCGACGTGTTCCAGAACCGTGGTGAAGATTACAAGCTGCGCCTGGTGGAAGACATGCCCAACGAAACAGCCATGGGCCTGTATTATCACGAAGAATATGTCGACATGTGCCGTGGTCCGCACGTGCCGAACACTCGCTTCCTCAAGGCATTCAAACTGACCAAGTTGTCCGGTGCCTACTGGCGTGGCGATGCCAAGAATGAGCAGTTGCAGCGCGTCTATGGCACTGCCTGGGCCGACAAGAAGCAATTGGCCGCCTACATCCAGCGCATCGAGGAAGCCGAAAAGCGCGACCATCGCAAGATCGGCAAGCAGCTGGATCTGTTCCACTTGCAGGAAGAAGCGCCAGGCATGGTGTTCTGGCACGCCAACGGCTGGACCATCTACCAGGTACTCGAGCAGTACATGCGTAATGTACAGCGCGAAAATGGCTATCTTGAGATCAAGACCCCGCAAGTCGTCGATCGTATCCTTTGGGAGCGTTCCGGGCACTGGTCCAACTACGCCGAGAACATGTTCACCACGTCTTCGGAAAGCCGTGACTACGCGGTCAAGCCGATGAACTGCCCATGCCATGTGCAGGTGTTCAACCAAGGTCTGAAATCCTACCGTGACTTGCCGCTGCGTCTGGCCGAGTTTGGTGCTTGCCACCGTAACGAGCCGTCTGGCGCTCTGCACGGCATCATGCGCGTACGTGGTTTCGTCCAGGATGATGCGCACATCTTCTGCACCGAAGAGCAGGTGAAGAAGGAGGCCGCGGACTTCATCAAGCTGACCCTGGACGTTTACAAGGACTTCGGCTTCAGCGACATCGCCATGAAGCTGTCGACCCGTCCGGCCAAGCGTGTGGGTTCCGAAGAGTTGTGGGATCGTGCCGAGGGCGCCCTGGCCGACGCCTTGAACGAGTCTGGACTGGAATGGGAATACCAGCCGGGTGAGGGGGCCTTCTACGGTCCGAAGATCGAGTTCACCTTGCGTGATTGCCTCGGTCGTAACTGGCAGTGCGGTACCTTGCAGTACGATCCGAACCTTCCAGAACGCCTGGATGCCAGCTACATCGCCGAAGATAACAGCCGTGTTCGCCCGGTTATGCTGCACCGCGCGATCCTGGGGTCGTTCGAGCGTTTCATCGGCATGCTGATCGAGCATTATGCTGGTGTGTTCCCGGCCTGGCTGGCGCCAACCCAGGCAGTGATCATGAATATCACTGACAAACAGGCCGATTTTGCCCTTGAGGTGGAAAAAACACTCAACCAAAGCGGATTTCGTGCCAAGTCCGACTTGAGAAATGAAAAGATCGGCTTTAAAATCCGCGAGCATACTTTGCTCAAGGTTCCCTATCTCTTGGTTATTGGAGATCGGGAAGTCGAGATGCAGACTGTCGCTGTGCGTACCCGTGAAGGTGAAGATTTGGGCTCGATGCCTATCGCCCAATTCTCGGCGCTGCTCGCACAAGCGATTTCCCGGCGTGGTCGCCAAGATTTGGAGTAA
- the infC gene encoding translation initiation factor IF-3 codes for MIIKRDMRQDKRAAPKAPINENISAREVRLIGADGEQIGIVSIDEALRIAEEAKLDLVEISADAVPPVCRVMDYGKSIFEKKKQLAAAKKNQKQIQVKEIKFRPGTEEGDYQVKLRNLVRFLSDGDRAKVSLRFRGREMAHQELGMELLKRVETDLQEYGSVEQHPKMEGRQLIMVIAPKKKK; via the coding sequence ATTATTATTAAGCGTGATATGAGACAAGATAAACGAGCTGCACCGAAAGCCCCGATCAACGAGAATATCTCGGCACGCGAGGTTCGGTTAATTGGCGCTGACGGCGAGCAGATTGGCATCGTCTCGATTGATGAAGCGCTTCGTATAGCTGAAGAAGCCAAACTGGATCTGGTGGAAATTTCCGCCGACGCAGTCCCACCTGTTTGCCGGGTGATGGACTACGGCAAGTCGATCTTCGAGAAGAAGAAACAACTTGCTGCCGCGAAGAAGAACCAGAAGCAGATTCAGGTTAAAGAAATCAAGTTTCGTCCAGGGACGGAGGAAGGGGATTACCAGGTAAAACTACGCAACCTGGTACGTTTCCTGAGTGACGGGGACAGGGCCAAGGTTTCCTTGCGATTCCGCGGCCGTGAGATGGCCCACCAGGAGCTGGGGATGGAACTCCTCAAGCGGGTTGAAACTGACCTGCAAGAGTACGGTTCGGTCGAACAGCATCCGAAGATGGAAGGACGCCAGCTGATCATGGTCATCGCCCCGAAAAAGAAGAAGTAA
- the rpmI gene encoding 50S ribosomal protein L35 — MPKMKTKSGAAKRFLKTANGIKHKHAFKSHILTKMSTKRKRQLRGSSLLHPSDVAKVERMLRLR; from the coding sequence ATGCCAAAGATGAAAACCAAAAGTGGTGCTGCTAAGCGGTTTCTGAAAACTGCTAACGGTATCAAGCACAAGCACGCTTTCAAGAGCCACATCCTGACCAAAATGTCGACCAAGCGTAAGCGTCAACTGCGCGGTAGCAGCTTGCTGCATCCGTCTGACGTGGCAAAAGTCGAGCGCATGCTGCGCCTTCGTTAA
- the rplT gene encoding 50S ribosomal protein L20 yields the protein MARVKRGVIARKRHKKILKLAKGYYGARSRVFRVAKQAVIKAGQYAYRDRRQKKRQFRALWIARINAGARTNGLSYSRLIAGLKKASIEIDRKVLADLAVNEKAAFAAIVEKAKATLA from the coding sequence ATGGCTCGTGTAAAGCGTGGCGTCATTGCCCGTAAGCGTCACAAGAAAATTCTGAAACTTGCTAAAGGCTACTACGGTGCTCGCTCGCGCGTGTTCCGTGTTGCCAAGCAAGCGGTAATCAAGGCAGGCCAATACGCCTACCGTGACCGTCGTCAGAAAAAGCGTCAGTTCCGCGCTCTGTGGATCGCTCGTATCAACGCTGGTGCTCGTACCAACGGTCTGTCCTACAGCCGTCTGATCGCTGGCCTGAAAAAGGCATCCATCGAGATCGACCGTAAGGTTCTGGCTGATCTGGCAGTGAACGAAAAAGCGGCGTTTGCTGCGATTGTCGAGAAAGCTAAAGCCACCTTGGCTTAA
- the pheS gene encoding phenylalanine--tRNA ligase subunit alpha: protein MENLDALVSQALEAVQHAEDINALEQIRVHFLGKKGELTQVMKTLGNLPAEERPQVGALINVAKERVTEVLNARKAAFEEAELSAKLAAECIDVTLPGRGQTSGGLHPITRTLERIEQFFTHIGYGIAEGPEVEDDYHNFEALNIPGHHPARSMHDTFYFNANMLLRTHTSPVQVRTMESQQPPIRIVCPGRVYRSDSDITHSPMFHQVEGLLVDRGINFADLKGTIEEFLRVFFEKELAVRFRPSYFPFTEPSAEVDMECVMCSGKGCRVCKQTGWLEVMGCGMVHPNVLRMSGIDPEEFQGFAFGMGAERLAMLRYGVNDLRLFFDNDLRFLAQFR, encoded by the coding sequence ATGGAAAACCTGGATGCGCTGGTTTCTCAAGCACTTGAGGCCGTGCAACACGCTGAAGACATCAATGCCCTGGAACAAATCCGGGTTCACTTCCTTGGCAAGAAGGGCGAACTGACTCAGGTGATGAAGACCCTGGGCAACCTGCCAGCCGAAGAGCGCCCGCAAGTCGGTGCGCTGATCAACGTTGCCAAGGAGCGTGTAACAGAGGTTCTCAATGCTCGCAAAGCGGCTTTCGAGGAGGCGGAACTCAGCGCCAAGCTCGCCGCCGAGTGCATTGACGTGACCCTGCCGGGCCGTGGCCAGACCTCTGGTGGTCTGCATCCGATCACGCGGACCCTGGAGCGTATCGAGCAGTTCTTCACCCATATCGGCTACGGCATTGCCGAGGGCCCTGAGGTCGAAGACGACTATCACAACTTTGAGGCGCTCAACATCCCAGGCCACCACCCGGCCCGGTCGATGCACGACACCTTCTATTTCAATGCGAACATGTTGTTGCGCACCCATACCTCGCCGGTACAGGTCCGCACCATGGAATCGCAGCAGCCGCCGATCCGCATCGTCTGTCCAGGCCGTGTGTATCGCAGCGACTCCGATATCACCCACTCGCCGATGTTCCATCAGGTAGAAGGCCTGCTGGTGGATCGCGGGATCAATTTCGCCGACCTGAAGGGCACCATCGAGGAGTTCCTGCGGGTGTTCTTCGAGAAGGAACTGGCCGTACGTTTCCGTCCTTCCTACTTCCCATTCACCGAGCCGTCCGCTGAAGTCGATATGGAATGCGTGATGTGCAGTGGTAAAGGTTGCCGCGTCTGCAAGCAGACCGGATGGCTGGAAGTGATGGGTTGCGGCATGGTTCACCCGAACGTGTTGCGTATGTCCGGGATCGATCCGGAAGAATTCCAGGGCTTTGCCTTCGGCATGGGCGCCGAGCGCCTGGCCATGCTGCGTTACGGTGTCAATGACTTGCGCCTGTTCTTCGACAACGACTTGCGGTTCCTTGCGCAATTTCGCTAG